A single Eremothecium sinecaudum strain ATCC 58844 chromosome VIII, complete sequence DNA region contains:
- the PAT1 gene encoding deadenylation-dependent mRNA-decapping factor PAT1 (Syntenic homolog of Ashbya gossypii AGL220W; Syntenic homolog of Saccharomyces cerevisiae YCR077C (PAT1)) — protein MSFFGFDTSLPPNGQKADELGNELDFEDTYQGFGEHEQEEDDYLNSETFGDGADLGNDFDFGYGKGALEVASARSSEVQPTISYATAASQQRQKFDENVDLKPMESLWGNQPMPQDGMRPADQHPLAAQQVVGQKQQPVSQQGQMAMPPSFIGMPPQGMPVTGYGFAPQGYVQQPPQQYQYTPQGMPAQFPQAVPPQFQQMLMMMNQPQQQGQQPSQAQMHQIAMPPPPPGLQGEMPPKQIPQPEQQQQQQQQQPPQSKTHAQQQMLMMSAQQATPKMPEQLLSPPTQTTSLSQGPPCPAPVAQNQVPTPPHTPREFRRGTVRKHHEPLTEEEQKRFQIRQAKVDKILKHSGVMTPRDKDFITRYQLSQIVTEDPYNEDFYFQVYKIIQRGGIVGESNKGLIARAYLEHSGHRLGGRYKRADVALQRMQSQVEKAVTVAKERPQKNKDLDSCKEGVLGKISSAMNSRAPRRQLQIPTHKDDESDLDEQSVSSSSALDEVTHSLEGVDINKSKARRRSSYISSSIDQGSVLSRSGGRKFVLSLIESIYEEVLELEAQLRSGKQPEATKLWEALHIDDDAHEVSPFISILSFDKGVKIMPRIMNFLSKDQKMRLFSCFFSELSHLNIIVKSSFRMNPDPTDFQLKRIELFQSAFLKIIVSFLSSSAEFIEVMRLVLCLIKSNSISLISTSKIALNLITVLISRAALIKQDINGGSSSTEISTWNEVYDKLFTSLEAKLLAVFPPKEYMDKIIALTTAQQQNAPSSSGNKTPLSQKQTPQFYDQSYIWQFFASLALSGKLNHQRIIIDEIRDEIFGTITKAEELGKQSQDPVYAYQKDKMYQDLNLFLNVIGLVARDGEISELR, from the coding sequence ATGTCCTTTTTTGGCTTTGATACAAGCTTACCTCCAAACGGTCAAAAAGCTGATGAACTTGGTAACGAATTGGATTTTGAAGATACGTATCAAGGGTTTGGTGAGCATGAAcaggaagaagatgattaTTTAAATTCAGAAACCTTTGGTGATGGTGCAGATCTAGGTAATGACTTTGATTTTGGGTATGGAAAGGGAGCTCTAGAAGTAGCAAGTGCTAGGTCATCTGAGGTACAACCTACAATTTCCTATGCGACCGCAGCGTCCCAACAGCGTCAAaaatttgatgaaaatgtTGATTTGAAGCCGATGGAATCATTGTGGGGGAATCAGCCGATGCCGCAGGATGGAATGCGACCTGCTGATCAGCATCCACTTGCTGCACAGCAGGTGGTAGGGCAGAAGCAGCAACCTGTTTCACAACAAGGTCAGATGGCAATGCCTCCATCATTTATCGGGATGCCACCTCAAGGAATGCCTGTAACAGGTTATGGATTTGCGCCCCAAGGCTATGTCCAACAGCCTCCTCAACAGTACCAGTACACCCCCCAAGGAATGCCTGCTCAATTCCCACAAGCTGTCCCACCTCAATTCCAGCAAATGctaatgatgatgaatcAACCTCAGCAGCAAGGTCAGCAGCCATCACAGGCGCAAATGCATCAAATTGCTATGCCACCTCCACCTCCTGGTTTACAAGGTGAAATGCCTCCCAAACAAATCCCACAACCTgaacaacaacagcaacagcaacagcaacaaccTCCTCAGTCTAAAACCCACGCCCAGCAGCAAATGTTAATGATGTCTGCTCAACAGGCTACGCCAAAGATGCCTGAACAGCTTTTGTCGCCACCAACACAAACTACTTCATTGTCCCAAGGACCACCATGTCCAGCCCCAGTAGCACAAAATCAAGTGCCAACACCGCCACATACTCCAAGAGAGTTTCGCCGTGGTACTGTTAGAAAACATCATGAACCTTTAACGGAGGAAGAGCAGAAGCGCTTCCAAATTCGTCAGGCAAAGGTTGACAAAATTTTAAAGCACTCCGGTGTTATGACTCCTCGTGACAAGGACTTTATCACAAGATACCAACTATCACAGATTGTGACTGAGGACCCATACAATGAGGATTTCTATTTCCAGGTTTATAAGATTATTCAGCGCGGTGGAATTGTCGGTGAATCCAACAAGGGCTTAATTGCAAGAGCGTATTTGGAGCACTCCGGTCATCGTCTTGGTGGCCGTTACAAACGTGCAGATGTGGCTTTACAAAGAATGCAATCACAAGTTGAAAAAGCAGTTACTGTTGCTAAGGAAAGGCCACAGAAGAACAAGGATTTAGATAGCTGTAAGGAGGGTGTTCTAGGAAAGATTTCATCAGCTATGAATTCAAGAGCGCCTCGTAGACAATTGCAGATCCCAACACACAAAGATGACGAATCTGATTTGGATGAACAGTCTGTTTCATCCTCCAGTGCATTGGACGAAGTTACTCATTCCCTAGAAGGAGTCGATATCAATAAATCAAaagcaagaagaaggtcTTCCTATATTTCAAGCTCGATAGATCAAGGATCCGTTTTATCTCGTTCGGGAGGTAGAAAATTTGTTCTGTCCTTGATAGAATCTATCTACGAGGAAGTTTTAGAACTAGAAGCCCAACTAAGAAGCGGTAAGCAACCAGAAGCCACCAAGCTATGGGAAGCTTTGCATATTGACGATGATGCGCACGAAGTGAGTCCTTTCATTTCCATTTTATCGTTTGACAAGGGTGTGAAGATCATGCCCCGCATAATGAACTTCCTCTCTAAGGACCAAAAGATGCGGTTATTCTCCTGCTTTTTCAGTGAATTATCGCACCTCAACATCATTGTTAAAAGTTCTTTCAGAATGAACCCAGACCCTACAGATTTCCAATTGAAGAGAATCGAGCTATTCCAGTCTGCGTTCCTAAAGATCATCGTTTCTTTCTTATCCAGCAGCGCCGAATTTATTGAGGTTATGAGGCTAGTGCTGTGTTTGATAAAGAGCAACAGTATCTCTCTTATTAGTACATCCAAGATTGCATTGAATTTGATCACAGTTTTGATCTCGCGTGCAGCATTGATTAAGCAAGATATTAACGGAGGCAGTTCCTCAACAGAAATTTCAACCTGGAATGAGGTATACGATAAACTTTTCACCTCATTAGAAGCGAAGCTACTTGCAGTTTTCCCTCCAAAGGAATATATGGACAAGATAATCGCCCTTACAACTGCACAGCAGCAAAACGCTCCAAGTTCTAGTGGCAATAAAACACCTTTATCGCAGAAGCAAACCCCACAGTTCTACGACCAGTCATACATATGGCAATTTTTCGCTTCTTTAGCACTGTCAGGAAAGttgaatcatcaaagaaTTATTATTGACGAAATCAGGGATGAAATATTTGGTACCATAACAAAGGCAGAAGAATTAGGAAAGCAGTCTCAAGATCCTGTATACGCATATCAAAAAGATAAGATGTATCAAGACTTGAATTTATTCTTAAATGTTATTGGCTTAGTTGCTCGCGATGGTGAAATCAGCGAACTAAGGTAG
- the ARC35 gene encoding Arc35p (Syntenic homolog of Ashbya gossypii AGL221W; Syntenic homolog of Saccharomyces cerevisiae YNR035C (ARC35)): protein MLHLKPHNLLLIKTLTEALESYKNGKPKVSDQILSDFDYVTFHIINDENDSGKLYVSIRTKAWESVQKAGPGLLDYLQGKYDVLPGISSQRTPNPGYDHTLLVDLNSLTTDSIVQISLLKIYVMSYVFQLAFDENARLAQLPEEQQESSTVHVIRYRDDENIYIKPSGDRITVIFETVFNGETDKVFGKVFLQEFVDARKRNRSIQSAPQVLFAQSVPLEIASVVSRETLNDKSKRFITFVLFPRHFATPDLQFSSVCQLALFRNYFHYHIKCSKAYMHTRMRHRVNSFIKVLNRAKVDSEERDQDEQRRTITGRKMAY, encoded by the coding sequence ATGTTGCATTTAAAGCCTCACAATTTGTTGCTGATCAAGACGCTTACTGAGGCCCTAGAATCTTACAAGAATGGCAAACCTAAGGTCTCGGATCAGATCTTATCAGACTTTGACTATGTTACTTTCCATATTATTAATGACGAGAATGATTCAGGCAAGTTATACGTGAGTATTAGGACGAAAGCTTGGGAGAGTGTGCAGAAAGCAGGACCAGGGCTCCTTGATTACTTGCAGGGAAAGTACGACGTTTTGCCAGGTATTTCTTCACAGCGTACCCCAAATCCAGGGTATGATCACACATTGCTAGTGGACTTGAATTCATTGACGACAGACAGTATTGTGCAGATTTCACTCCTAAAAATATATGTAATGTCGTATGTCTTCCAATTGGCTTTTGACGAAAATGCTCGCCTAGCACAACTTCCAGAAGAGCAACAAGAGTCTTCTACAGTACACGTTATCCGCTATAGAGACGACGAAAACATCTATATTAAGCCATCCGGCGACCGTATCACTGTTATATTTGAAACTGTTTTCAATGGAGAAACCGATAAAGTTTTTGGTAAGGTGTTCTTGCAGGAATTTGTTGATGCCAGAAAGAGAAACCGCTCTATTCAGTCGGCCCCACAAGTGCTCTTTGCCCAGAGTGTGCCCTTGGAAATTGCATCTGTGGTGTCACGTGAAACTCTTAATGACAAGAGCAAGAGATTCATTACATTCGTGTTATTCCCACGTCATTTTGCAACTCCTGATTTACAGTTTTCGTCTGTGTGCCAATTGGCTCTTTTCCGGAATTACTTCCACTATCACATCAAGTGCTCTAAAGCTTACATGCACACAAGAATGCGTCACAGAGTCAACTCTTTTATAAAAGTGTTGAACAGGGCGAAGGTTGATAGCGAAGAGCGTGATCAGGATGAACAAAGGAGGACCATAACAGGTAGGAAGATGGCCTACTAA
- the MRPS12 gene encoding mitochondrial 37S ribosomal protein uS12m (Syntenic homolog of Ashbya gossypii AGL222W; Syntenic homolog of Saccharomyces cerevisiae YNR036C (MRPS12)) gives MLLSKLSPLKHLFPSLSLNTSHLFYNARHFSITSPALATLNQIRRGVTPPKRKRITESPALDKCPIRKGVVLRVMILKPKKPNSAQRKACRVRLTNGNIISAYIPGEGHNAQEHSIVYVRGGRVQDLPGVKYHLVRGAGDLAGVANRITSRSKYGVKKPQAD, from the coding sequence ATGCTGCTTTCAAAGCTTAGTCCACTTAAGCATCTTTTTCCTTCGCTGTCATTGAATACATCTCATTTATTTTATAACGCTCGCCATTTCTCCATAACCTCTCCAGCTTTAGCAACATTAAATCAAATCAGAAGAGGTGTTACTCCCCCAAAACGTAAAAGAATCACAGAATCTCCTGCATTAGACAAATGTCCGATTCGTAAAGGTGTTGTTTTAAGAGTTATGATTCTTAAGCCTAAAAAGCCAAATTCTGCGCAAAGAAAGGCTTGCAGGGTTAGATTAACCAACGGTAATATTATATCGGCTTATATACCAGGAGAAGGACATAATGCTCAAGAACACAGTATTGTTTACGTTCGTGGGGGTCGTGTGCAGGATCTACCTGGTGTGAAATATCATTTGGTCCGTGGAGCGGGAGATCTGGCAGGTGTCGCAAACAGAATTACGTCTAGATCCAAGTACGGTGTTAAGAAGCCACAGGCTGACTGA
- the PTC6 gene encoding type 2C protein phosphatase PTC6 (Syntenic homolog of Ashbya gossypii AGL223C; Syntenic homolog of Saccharomyces cerevisiae YCR079W (PTC6)): MGRSQPYIYLRPWNVLGKRSSNPMASNVGNSVASQRIAAKDNHMLRIDLRKFPSFLGHCSSRINRRMNEDAYSMQMLKFPKSSEEVACINSKRITNRSQHWAKQLEFDKSVLNISIFDGHGGDRVSQLLSKKLHEWLVTTYPSKRAFDNVLKSYWKIVGGEYWKSIYETRNQFYERFIKSCNTKEELVLQDSEMSGSRMIFDKWGNLIDKTSLLNEYDRLRFYLAYLKHDLEDICGFKTTEESDKYAGGSTASSIFLTTYNEEQSYDESFVINPEILFKLVITQVGDTKIILCDKNGIAHPLAKTHNPSSTRESRRLGGHFQTDSFGDTRFLDSFANTRAFGDRAGKSQGLTCEPDIYSYVIGSTRLLPKSEHSKLQFGGDECFVCLVTDGVSDLMSDQELVDLITSTVNNRGLKVASPQYCTEEVIRYLMAIGGKHADNATCLILRLPNWGNWPVIDRTGAIREEKLMTS; the protein is encoded by the coding sequence ATGGGTCGCTCACAACcatatatatatttgaGACCCTGGAATGTGTTGGGCAAAAGATCTAGCAACCCAATGGCTAGTAATGTGGGTAATAGTGTTGCTTCGCAAAGGATAGCCGCGAAGGATAACCATATGCTCAGAATAGATTTACGAAAGTTTCCAAGCTTTCTAGGCCATTGTTCTAGTCGAATCAACCGCAGAATGAATGAGGATGCTTATTCAATGCAGATGTTGAAGTTTCCAAAATCCTCAGAGGAGGTAGCATGCATTAATTCTAAAAGGATCACAAATCGCTCCCAGCACTGGGCAAAACAGCTGGAATTTGACAAGTCGGTTCTTAACATCTCAATTTTCGATGGCCATGGAGGCGACAGAGTATCGCAACTACTGTCGAAGAAGTTACATGAATGGCTGGTAACAACTTATCCTTCAAAAAGGGCTTTTGATAATGTTTTGAAAAGTTATTGGAAAATAGTTGGTGGTGAATATTGGAAATCAATATATGAGACAAGGAATCAATTCTACGAGCGGTTTATAAAATCTTGTAACACTAAGGAGGAACTAGTGCTGCAAGATTCCGAGATGTCAGGATCCAGGATGATATTTGATAAATGGGGGAACCTTATCGATAAAACCAGTTTACTTAATGAGTATGATCGACTGCGCTTCTATCTGGCATACCTAAAGCATGATCTTGAAGATATATGTGGTTTCAAGACTACTGAAGAGAGTGACAAGTACGCGGGGGGTTCTACGGCTTCGAGCATCTTTTTGACTACATATAATGAAGAGCAATCATATGATGAATCTTTTGTGATAAATCCTGAAATCTTGTTTAAATTGGTTATAACGCAGGTTGGCGATACAAAGATAATACTCTGCGACAAGAATGGCATTGCACACCCCTTGGCAAAAACTCACAATCCATCATCTACACGAGAATCACGCAGACTAGGCGGGCATTTCCAAACCGACTCGTTTGGTGACACACGCTTCCTGGATAGTTTTGCTAACACTAGAGCCTTTGGAGATCGCGCCGGTAAGTCTCAAGGGCTAACATGTGAACCAGATATATATTCATATGTTATAGGCTCTACCAGACTGTTACCCAAATCTGAACACTCAAAACTGCAATTTGGCGGGGACGAATGTTTCGTATGTCTAGTAACTGACGGTGTATCTGATTTGATGAGTGACCAGGAGCTTGTAGACTTAATAACTTCGACTGTTAACAACAGAGGGCTCAAAGTTGCCTCTCCGCAGTACTGTACAGAGGAAGTGATTCGATATCTCATGGCGATAGGCGGCAAACATGCAGACAACGCTACATGTTTAATATTAAGACTACCAAATTGGGGAAACTGGCCCGTAATTGACCGCACAGGTGCGATCAGGGAAGAAAAGCTAATGACTTCTTAG
- the RSM19 gene encoding mitochondrial 37S ribosomal protein uS19m (Syntenic homolog of Ashbya gossypii AGL224W; Syntenic homolog of Saccharomyces cerevisiae YNR037C (RSM19)), which yields MQQSLRLLARSVWKGPNIVPLPIKEAMAKGTPIRTNARSATILPPFVGLKFQVHNGKDYVAFEVTEDMVGSKLGEFVPTRKRFKYTQTKNS from the coding sequence ATGCAACAATCTCTCAGACTACTCGCCCGTTCCGTTTGGAAAGGTCCGAATATTGTACCTCTTCCAATCAAAGAAGCTATGGCAAAAGGTACACCAATAAGAACAAATGCTAGATCAGCTACAATCCTGCCACCTTTTGTAGGGCTAAAATTCCAAGTTCATAATGGAAAGGACTATGTTGCTTTTGAAGTTACGGAAGATATGGTGGGAAGTAAATTAGGTGAATTTGTTCCTACAAGAAAGAGATTCAAATACACTCAAACTAAGAACAGCTGA
- the DBP6 gene encoding putative ATP-dependent RNA helicase DBP6 (Syntenic homolog of Ashbya gossypii AGL225C; Syntenic homolog of Saccharomyces cerevisiae YNR038W (DBP6)), whose amino-acid sequence MFAARFDPNSYNEQVNTESVPIIPIKRVHEDDDDNDSSLSDDEENNKEEASSNSESESEQDAIEDNHDEAVNNETSDSENLHSKHHAVLSRFQQTISLQDKINNKDEVADDKKDDESNFIHDIAPIPQPEKVKNLRRVDTYEHKLTAWKNTTMVHYKNSEVKAFSEYSSILSGKLLANIENNFSKETFPIQASLLDNVLSKLTTSFNVSKRKFTRHVGDLLVNASTGSGKTLAYSIPIVHVLQNRVVNKLRAIVLVPTKILIHQVYETMATLTKGSSLIVGVSKIENSLNDEYLKFKSQEPDILVITPGRLVDHLQLSTFSLKNLKFLVLDEADRLLNQSFQNWCTVLKRHIKEDKLDKNSGNVIKMVFSATLTTNTEKLHSLQLHDPTLFLMDSIKLYTMPKQLQEYNLCVPTAKSFAKPLVLLRTLSQIKEAQVKALVFVKSNEASLRLAALLQLMLNKALGPEELEIFSINNNKSPALNKKLISAFSKTSTVPKLLISTDVMSRGVDITNITHVINYDPPISSQQYVHRCGRTARANTSGTAINILVGKGELKFWQSHIDTDLNREPDGCQAQDYTEEFLSTILNIDEHEKSYYEECLDELKRNVLSG is encoded by the coding sequence ATGTTTGCGGCTCGGTTTGACCCAAATTCATATAATGAACAGGTTAATACTGAAAGTGTGCCAATTATCCCTATTAAAAGAGTGCATGAGGATGACGATGATAATGATAGCAGCTTAAGTGATGACGAGGAAAATAATAAAGAGGAAGCTTCTTCTAATTCTGAATCTGAATCTGAACAGGATGCTATCGAAGATAACCACGATGAAGCTGTAAATAATGAAACAAGCGATTCAGAAAACTTACACTCAAAGCATCACGCTGTTCTAAGCAGATTCCAGCAGACAATATCTCTACAAGACAAGATTAATAATAAGGATGAAGTAGCAGATGATAAAAAAGATGATGAATCAAATTTTATCCATGATATTGCACCTATTCCACAACCTGAGAAGGTTAAGAATCTTAGACGTGTTGATACGTATGAACATAAGTTAACTGCATGGAAAAATACAACAATGGTTCATTACAAGAATTCGGAAGTTAAAGCATTCAGCGAGTACTCTAGTATCCTTAGTGGGAAGTTACTCGcaaatattgaaaataatTTTTCTAAAGAGACGTTTCCAATCCAAGCAAGCTTGTTGGACAACGTTTTGTCAAAGCTAACGACATCGTTCAACGTTTCAAAAAGGAAGTTTACGAGGCATGTTGGTGATCTCCTTGTTAATGCATCTACTGGTTCTGGAAAAACCTTAGCATATTCGATTCCTATAGTGCATGTGTTGCAGAACCGTGTTGTTAACAAGCTACGGGCCATTGTTCTAGTTCCCACTAAAATTTTAATACATCAGGTTTACGAAACAATGGCTACCCTAACAAAGGGCAGTAGTTTGATTGTAGGTGTATCAAAGATAGAGAACTCTCTTAACGATGAATATCTGAAGTTTAAATCACAGGAGCCCGATATCCTCGTGATAACTCCTGGTAGATTAGTGGACCATCTACAACTGTCTACATTCTCTTTGAAGAATCTGAAGTTCTTGGTTCTTGATGAAGCCGACAGGTTATTAAACCAATCCTTCCAGAACTGGTGTACAGTACTCAAAAGACATATAAAGGAAGACAAGCTAGATAAAAATTCTGGAAACGTGATAAAGATGGTTTTCTCGGCGACGCTAACTACCAACACCGAAAAGTTGCATTCCTTACAGCTGCACGACCCAACACTGTTCTTGATGGACTCTATTAAACTCTACACAATGCCCAAGCAGCTGCAAGAATACAATTTGTGCGTACCGACCGCTAAGAGTTTTGCAAAACCGCTAGTTTTGTTGCGCACTTTGTCACAAATCAAAGAAGCACAAGTAAAGGCTCTGGTGTTTGTAAAGAGTAACGAAGCTTCTCTCAGATTAGCAGCTCTGCTCCAATTAATGCTTAATAAGGCTTTGGGACCCGAAGAACTTGAGATATTCTCCATCAACAATAATAAGAGCCCTGCTCTCAACAAGAAACTCATCTCTGCCTTTTCTAAGACCTCTACTGTTCCAAAACTATTAATATCCACCGATGTTATGTCCAGAGGTGTTGATATAACCAACATTACTCACGTCATAAACTATGACCCACCAATTTCATCCCAGCAATATGTTCACAGATGTGGAAGAACCGCAAGAGCTAATACCAGCGGTACCGCGATCAATATACTCGTAGGAAAAGGCGAATTAAAGTTCTGGCAAAGCCATATAGATACAGATCTAAACAGGGAGCCTGATGGATGCCAAGCTCAAGATTACACTGAGGAATTCCTATCAACAATTTTGAACATTGATGAACATGAGAAGTCTTATTACGAAGAATGCCTCGATGAATTGAAGCGCAACGTCCTTAGTGGATAG